One Fusobacterium ulcerans DNA segment encodes these proteins:
- the dnaN gene encoding DNA polymerase III subunit beta → MIVKLKRQDFLKRLKIVEKAINENKIKPIISCAYIETRGENLFFCGTNLETTITTEMKCEEIVEEGRIVFQHQLVDEYLREIKDEIVTLSVRDNNLFIESSDSSSEFSLMEAEDFPKILVEADFFQRQEDFKMNSVELADIFEKVKFAASTSSDNLSINCVRLESEVNNLKFITTDTYRLVFLEKELEKVNEKLEVSIPLNTIEALTKLLRSIEETEIKFYFYNKQVYFKLEDTLIISRVIDLAFPNYKGILGNNTYNKTLLINSEKFLKVLRRIIIFVRNNAESKYGATFELEGKDLKVNGVNDIAKINEQLEVEYEGDRIKISLNAKFLSDFIQNLNKESNIMLNFISSNGSVKIKKENDDNYLYIVMPLALKD, encoded by the coding sequence GTGATTGTAAAATTAAAAAGACAGGATTTTTTAAAAAGATTAAAAATAGTTGAAAAAGCTATAAATGAAAATAAGATAAAGCCTATAATTTCTTGTGCTTACATAGAAACAAGAGGAGAAAATCTATTTTTTTGTGGGACTAATCTTGAAACTACTATTACTACTGAAATGAAATGTGAAGAGATAGTAGAAGAAGGAAGAATAGTGTTTCAGCATCAATTAGTAGATGAGTATTTAAGAGAGATTAAAGATGAAATTGTGACTTTAAGTGTAAGAGATAATAATCTTTTTATAGAAAGTTCTGATTCTTCTTCTGAATTTTCTCTTATGGAAGCAGAAGATTTTCCAAAAATACTTGTAGAAGCTGACTTTTTTCAAAGACAGGAAGATTTTAAAATGAACAGTGTAGAGCTGGCTGATATATTTGAAAAGGTAAAATTTGCTGCATCTACTTCTAGTGATAATCTTTCTATAAATTGTGTAAGATTAGAAAGCGAAGTAAATAACTTAAAGTTTATAACAACTGATACTTACAGACTTGTATTTTTAGAAAAAGAATTAGAAAAAGTAAATGAAAAGCTTGAAGTAAGCATTCCTTTAAATACAATTGAAGCTTTAACAAAACTTTTAAGAAGTATAGAAGAAACAGAAATAAAATTCTATTTTTACAATAAACAGGTGTATTTTAAATTAGAAGATACTCTTATAATAAGTAGAGTTATTGATTTGGCATTCCCTAATTACAAAGGAATATTAGGAAATAATACATATAATAAAACTCTTCTTATAAACAGTGAAAAGTTTTTAAAAGTTCTTAGAAGAATAATAATCTTTGTAAGAAATAATGCTGAGTCAAAATATGGGGCAACATTTGAACTGGAAGGAAAGGATCTTAAAGTAAATGGTGTAAATGATATTGCTAAAATAAATGAGCAATTAGAAGTAGAATATGAGGGAGATAGAATAAAGATATCTCTTAATGCTAAGTTTCTTTCTGATTTTATACAAAACTTAAATAAAGAAAGTAATATTATGCTTAATTTCATTAGTTCAAATGGTTCAGTTAAAATAAAAAAAGAAAATGATGATAATTATCTTTACATAGTAATGCCATTGGCGTTAAAAGATTAA
- a CDS encoding DUF116 domain-containing protein, which yields MSSNFFRKMVYDFYYLLFLFVDRKKREVETNDVAVKFLDYNNKKVMASLKGKDIKKLLILLPHCVQKYTCPYKVTSNIENCRNCGQCVIGELLSMKKEFPIEIRIATGGTLARKHIKELKPDLVAAVACKRDLMSGIHDAFPVKVYGIFNKIINEPCVDTTVSGEKIRSFLKEIYKTQGGEM from the coding sequence ATGAGCAGTAATTTTTTCAGAAAAATGGTATATGATTTTTATTATCTGCTATTTTTATTTGTGGATAGGAAAAAAAGAGAAGTAGAGACGAATGACGTAGCTGTGAAATTTTTAGATTACAATAATAAAAAAGTAATGGCTTCTTTAAAAGGAAAGGATATAAAAAAACTATTAATTTTGCTTCCTCACTGTGTTCAAAAATATACATGTCCATATAAAGTAACTTCCAATATAGAAAACTGTAGGAATTGTGGACAATGTGTAATAGGTGAACTTTTGAGCATGAAAAAAGAATTTCCGATAGAGATAAGAATAGCTACTGGAGGGACTCTTGCAAGAAAACACATAAAGGAATTAAAACCAGATTTAGTAGCAGCGGTTGCCTGCAAGAGAGATCTTATGTCTGGGATACATGATGCATTTCCAGTGAAAGTTTATGGGATATTCAATAAAATTATTAATGAACCCTGTGTAGATACAACGGTTTCTGGAGAAAAAATAAGGAGTTTTTTAAAAGAAATATACAAAACTCAAGGAGGAGAAATGTGA
- a CDS encoding tetratricopeptide repeat protein codes for MKKIHLILALLLSTNIILAASEREDIAFLDELYKQKKFSMAITESVSFLKRYPDSRYTRNIQDRIAKTYFLQEDYNNAIKYFKIILMNNDVKAKEKDEINFYLMRSYTALGDAKNSDFFMESLDKNGDFYERALYDSGMTYLAKENYKKAEELFQRVIQLNKKYYSEAVLSMAMSAYNQADYKRTLLFLNEYSNGKDKNKNQSLFNYLYGSAYYKLNSTDDAITYFQKVTSKDKTSSYGKKSVLSLIEIYSNRGDVNSMQKYLAMLENTKEYGEAMRMIGDLYATRGEYEKAVSYYSKTNTPNDPKLMYGYGFSLYKLNRLKEAQKYFEGLRNTTYYNQSIYYIFAIDYKLKNYKKIVRNRDEVKRVVVNQQDTDNINLMIANSAYEIGEYALSKDYYGRLYARNANKENLYRIIVIDNKVGDTDDIAKRFNEYKTKYPDDKEYKRNIYFSVGEAYYKKNKVPEAIDVYKEFLATDKDFSILNNLIVSLLSEQRYDEMLVYLNDEGTENTKDNIYLKGIAFVGMGKYAEADTAFNQLEADTTSDAALLTKVKFNKMRNYFLWGKYEDAIKYGEEYLTLENPEGKNEIMDKLAISYFRIDNFEKSREYYNKLSAVPEYEAYCRFQIADTYYAEKNFEKAKEEYKHVAEQYGDGQYGEKAYYWYLTTLINLGETETFEKEKDAFLVKYPGSKMRDNLLILSGEVYESGNNNDKALENYKELLSTSEDKVVKENTASKILDIHLSKNNIEEAKKYIEDITNIDTKNYYNSLIYEKQNNKEAAMKEYEKLLESSRYKDYACVNIASKLFTEKNYKKAREYYEQVNNMENSIYKDLVLFQIASIDEIEKKNEEALRGYTKGYVMYNGKYSQVSKLKAAQLTEKMGKEKDAKVLYKELYDLDKKLIYKEFILEKMIYFALKDENKTDGKKYYLELKAINPKKAEKYADFFKEEENK; via the coding sequence GTGAAAAAGATACACTTGATACTTGCATTATTATTAAGCACAAATATCATTTTAGCTGCCTCAGAGAGAGAAGATATTGCATTCTTGGATGAACTTTATAAGCAGAAAAAATTCTCAATGGCTATAACAGAGTCGGTGAGTTTTTTAAAAAGATATCCTGATTCTAGATATACAAGAAATATTCAAGATAGAATAGCAAAGACATACTTTCTTCAGGAAGATTATAATAATGCCATAAAATATTTTAAAATAATTCTAATGAATAATGATGTGAAAGCAAAAGAAAAAGACGAGATAAACTTTTATCTTATGAGAAGTTATACAGCATTGGGAGATGCTAAAAATAGTGATTTCTTTATGGAGTCTTTAGATAAAAATGGAGATTTTTATGAGAGAGCATTGTATGATTCAGGAATGACTTATTTAGCTAAAGAAAATTATAAAAAAGCAGAGGAATTATTTCAAAGAGTTATACAGCTAAACAAAAAATATTATAGTGAAGCTGTTTTAAGTATGGCAATGTCAGCGTACAATCAAGCAGATTATAAAAGGACTCTTCTATTTTTAAATGAGTACTCAAATGGAAAAGATAAAAATAAAAATCAGTCTCTTTTTAATTATCTTTATGGTTCAGCTTATTACAAACTTAACTCAACTGATGATGCAATAACATATTTTCAAAAAGTTACCAGCAAAGATAAAACAAGTTCTTATGGGAAAAAATCTGTATTAAGTTTGATAGAGATCTATAGCAATAGAGGAGATGTCAACTCTATGCAGAAATATCTTGCTATGCTTGAAAATACTAAAGAGTATGGAGAAGCAATGAGAATGATAGGAGATCTTTATGCTACAAGAGGAGAATATGAAAAAGCTGTAAGCTATTATTCAAAAACAAATACTCCAAATGATCCAAAGCTTATGTATGGATATGGATTTTCATTGTATAAGTTAAATAGATTAAAAGAAGCTCAAAAATATTTTGAAGGATTAAGAAATACTACTTATTATAATCAGTCTATATATTATATCTTTGCAATTGATTATAAATTAAAAAATTATAAAAAGATAGTGAGAAATAGAGATGAAGTAAAAAGAGTAGTTGTAAATCAACAGGATACTGACAATATCAATTTAATGATAGCTAACTCAGCATATGAAATTGGTGAGTATGCTCTCTCAAAAGATTACTATGGAAGACTTTATGCAAGAAATGCTAATAAAGAAAATCTTTATAGAATAATCGTTATAGATAATAAAGTTGGAGATACTGATGATATTGCAAAGAGATTTAATGAGTACAAAACTAAATACCCAGATGACAAAGAATATAAAAGAAATATATATTTTTCTGTAGGAGAAGCATATTACAAAAAAAATAAAGTGCCAGAAGCAATAGATGTATATAAAGAATTCCTAGCAACAGATAAAGATTTCAGCATTTTAAATAATCTTATTGTTTCATTGCTTAGTGAACAAAGATATGATGAAATGCTTGTGTATCTTAATGATGAAGGAACAGAAAATACAAAAGATAATATATATCTAAAAGGAATAGCTTTTGTAGGAATGGGAAAATATGCAGAAGCAGATACAGCTTTTAATCAATTAGAGGCAGATACAACTTCTGATGCAGCTCTTCTGACAAAAGTAAAGTTTAATAAAATGAGAAATTATTTTCTATGGGGAAAATATGAAGATGCGATAAAATATGGAGAAGAGTATCTTACATTAGAAAATCCAGAAGGAAAAAATGAAATAATGGATAAATTGGCTATCAGTTATTTTAGAATAGACAATTTTGAAAAGAGCAGAGAATATTACAACAAACTTTCTGCTGTTCCAGAATATGAAGCATATTGCAGATTCCAAATAGCAGATACTTATTATGCTGAAAAGAATTTTGAGAAAGCTAAAGAAGAATATAAGCATGTTGCAGAGCAATATGGAGATGGACAGTATGGAGAAAAAGCATACTACTGGTATTTAACTACTTTAATTAATTTAGGAGAAACAGAAACTTTTGAAAAAGAAAAAGATGCATTTCTTGTGAAGTATCCAGGAAGTAAAATGAGAGATAATCTTCTTATACTATCTGGAGAAGTATATGAAAGTGGAAATAATAATGACAAAGCACTTGAAAATTACAAAGAACTTCTTTCAACTTCAGAGGATAAAGTGGTTAAAGAAAATACAGCTTCTAAAATATTAGATATACACTTAAGTAAAAATAATATAGAGGAGGCTAAAAAGTATATAGAAGATATTACTAACATAGATACTAAGAATTACTATAATTCACTTATCTATGAAAAACAGAATAATAAAGAAGCTGCAATGAAGGAATATGAAAAACTTTTGGAAAGCAGCAGATATAAAGATTATGCTTGTGTAAATATAGCCTCTAAACTATTTACTGAAAAGAACTATAAAAAGGCGAGAGAATACTATGAGCAGGTAAATAATATGGAAAATAGTATTTATAAAGATCTTGTATTATTCCAAATAGCTTCTATTGATGAGATAGAAAAGAAAAACGAAGAAGCTTTGAGAGGCTATACAAAAGGTTATGTAATGTACAATGGAAAATATTCTCAAGTATCAAAATTGAAGGCAGCTCAATTGACCGAAAAAATGGGTAAGGAAAAAGATGCAAAAGTATTATACAAAGAACTTTATGACCTTGATAAAAAATTAATTTATAAAGAGTTTATACTTGAAAAAATGATCTATTTTGCTTTAAAAGATGAAAATAAAACAGATGGTAAAAAATATTATTTAGAATTAAAAGCAATTAACCCTAAAAAAGCAGAAAAATATGCAGATTTTTTTAAAGAGGAGGAAAATAAATGA
- a CDS encoding MotA/TolQ/ExbB proton channel family protein, whose amino-acid sequence MYWIKNGGILMYFILAMSIIGLAVVIERFIYFKLSERDSFNKINPELRQLIEKGSVKEAIVLLNNQKASAARVLKDILIQYYKSNSKDPVMLEEKGKESAMAQVPLLEKHMWMLSLVAHITPLLGLLGTVTGMIKAFQAVSVHGTGDASVLAKGISEALFTTAGGLFVAIPATIFYNYFNKKIDETINDMEKTSTELINYFRR is encoded by the coding sequence ATGTATTGGATTAAAAATGGTGGAATTCTAATGTATTTTATTTTAGCTATGTCTATCATAGGACTGGCTGTAGTAATAGAGAGATTTATTTATTTTAAATTAAGTGAGAGAGATAGTTTCAATAAAATAAATCCAGAGCTTAGACAGCTTATAGAAAAAGGGTCTGTAAAGGAAGCAATAGTTTTACTTAATAATCAAAAAGCTTCAGCAGCTAGAGTTTTAAAAGATATATTAATACAATATTATAAAAGCAACAGTAAGGATCCTGTAATGTTGGAAGAGAAGGGGAAAGAAAGTGCAATGGCACAGGTACCTCTTTTAGAAAAACATATGTGGATGCTTTCATTGGTTGCTCATATAACTCCTTTATTGGGATTATTAGGAACTGTTACAGGAATGATCAAAGCATTCCAGGCAGTATCTGTTCATGGAACTGGAGATGCTTCAGTTCTTGCAAAAGGAATATCAGAAGCACTGTTTACTACTGCTGGAGGACTTTTTGTAGCTATTCCTGCTACTATTTTCTATAACTATTTTAATAAAAAAATAGATGAAACAATAAATGATATGGAAAAAACTAGTACAGAGTTGATAAACTACTTCAGAAGATAG
- a CDS encoding ExbD/TolR family protein produces MKIERTKRRGKGELALEITPLIDVVFLLLIFFLVATTFEDINSGIKIDLPQSTIREIKNIKEIQVAINKNKEIILNFKDKGKSQKIKVNKNNLKAELENKLKESEEKNIVISADKSLDYGFIVEIMTISKEAGAASLDIDTASSK; encoded by the coding sequence ATGAAAATCGAAAGAACGAAAAGACGTGGAAAGGGAGAACTAGCATTAGAGATAACTCCCCTTATTGATGTTGTGTTTCTTTTATTGATATTTTTTCTGGTTGCAACTACTTTTGAAGATATTAACAGTGGGATTAAAATAGATTTACCACAATCGACGATCAGAGAGATAAAAAATATAAAAGAAATACAAGTTGCAATAAATAAAAATAAAGAGATTATTCTTAATTTTAAAGATAAAGGAAAAAGTCAAAAGATTAAAGTTAATAAGAATAATTTAAAGGCAGAACTTGAAAATAAATTGAAGGAATCTGAAGAGAAAAATATAGTGATAAGTGCTGATAAAAGTCTGGATTATGGATTTATAGTGGAAATAATGACTATTTCTAAAGAAGCAGGAGCAGCCTCACTGGATATTGATACAGCAAGCAGTAAATAA
- a CDS encoding energy transducer TonB: protein MKRVDYVSFGLSILLNLLIILLIPGLSVETIVDKKIKVGLVSYDNNSRLKMEGTKNTNSKTKNLTAETRKKTEKIETQVKKESTVKKEPVTQVKAKEPEKKPTLSDIAKSISGPEIDVLSGISDISHPVVREKVKTIPKRQNDNKEGVVSKDNLVGEKLDLASDSDMNIQGKEQFLVKEDGKLAFNSEEGKDLEFERILKADGDVEGLPSGYRLGTEDGNIVARWDNTNREPVYPESAQLRGLHGTVKIRMNIDENGNVNSLFLEKGSGVPEINSAIEEIGRTWKIYLSKNGMNVKGDVILEYNFTLRGKN from the coding sequence ATGAAAAGAGTCGATTATGTAAGTTTTGGTCTTTCTATACTTCTGAACCTGCTTATCATACTGCTTATACCTGGTCTTTCAGTGGAAACTATAGTTGATAAAAAAATTAAAGTTGGATTAGTTTCTTATGATAATAACAGTAGACTAAAGATGGAAGGAACTAAAAATACTAACTCTAAAACTAAAAATCTGACAGCTGAGACTAGAAAAAAGACAGAAAAAATTGAAACTCAGGTGAAGAAAGAAAGTACAGTAAAAAAAGAACCTGTTACTCAGGTAAAAGCAAAAGAACCTGAAAAGAAACCAACTTTAAGTGATATAGCTAAATCTATATCAGGTCCTGAAATAGACGTTTTATCTGGAATAAGTGATATAAGCCATCCTGTTGTCAGAGAAAAAGTAAAAACAATTCCTAAAAGACAAAATGATAATAAAGAAGGAGTGGTTTCAAAAGATAATCTTGTTGGAGAAAAACTAGATTTAGCATCTGATTCCGATATGAATATTCAAGGAAAGGAACAATTCTTAGTCAAGGAAGATGGAAAGCTTGCCTTTAACTCAGAAGAGGGAAAAGATTTGGAATTTGAAAGAATATTGAAAGCAGATGGTGATGTAGAGGGTTTACCAAGTGGATATAGACTTGGAACAGAAGATGGAAATATTGTTGCTAGATGGGATAATACTAACAGGGAGCCTGTGTATCCAGAAAGTGCTCAATTAAGAGGGCTTCATGGAACAGTGAAGATAAGAATGAATATTGATGAAAACGGAAATGTAAATTCTTTATTTCTTGAAAAAGGAAGTGGAGTTCCAGAAATCAATAGTGCTATAGAAGAGATAGGAAGAACTTGGAAGATATATTTGAGTAAAAATGGAATGAATGTAAAAGGTGATGTTATATTGGAATATAACTTTACATTAAGAGGAAAAAATTAA
- a CDS encoding sigma-54-dependent transcriptional regulator, which yields MILLGFRLDKSLKEELENNFENELTFAENITDFIEYLKNKKYETIVIEERNLQEEALINLVKKVGEHQKKGVIIILGETSNLKVVAGSVKAGAYDYILKPVDNNTVIKIIEKSVKDYKLLAERVDKHKSSGDKLIGQTKEIVELYKMIGKVASSRVPVLVVGEKGTGKTSVAKSIHQFSDWSNEPLISINCTSFQNELLERKMFGYEKGAFTGAVFSQIGDLEKANGGTLHLGNVESLSLDLQSKILYFLEEGEFFRMGGADPIKIDLRVVASTSENLEELINQGKFIDELYRKLKVLEVNIPPLRERKDDIPLIIDHYLIECNEELHKNVKGVSKPALKKILRYDWPGNVNELKNAVKSAVALCRGGSILIEDLPSNVLGTKVTKRKGDAQTSALKEWVKVEMEMYKTGNQKGYYGNIISKVEKELIHQVLEMTNGKKVETAEILGITRNTLRTKMSNYGLE from the coding sequence TTGATTCTTTTAGGGTTTAGATTAGATAAAAGTTTAAAAGAGGAATTAGAAAATAATTTTGAAAACGAATTAACTTTCGCAGAAAATATAACTGATTTTATAGAATATCTAAAAAACAAAAAGTATGAAACTATAGTTATAGAGGAGAGAAATCTTCAAGAAGAAGCTCTTATTAATTTAGTAAAAAAAGTTGGAGAACATCAAAAAAAAGGTGTTATAATAATTCTTGGAGAAACTTCTAATTTAAAAGTAGTTGCAGGAAGTGTAAAGGCAGGAGCTTATGATTATATATTAAAACCAGTGGATAATAATACTGTTATAAAAATAATAGAAAAATCTGTAAAAGATTATAAATTATTGGCTGAAAGAGTAGATAAACATAAAAGCTCTGGAGATAAACTTATAGGACAGACAAAAGAAATAGTAGAACTTTATAAAATGATAGGAAAAGTTGCAAGCAGTAGAGTACCAGTTTTAGTAGTGGGAGAAAAGGGAACTGGGAAAACAAGTGTAGCAAAATCTATTCATCAATTCAGTGACTGGTCAAATGAACCTCTTATAAGTATTAACTGTACTTCTTTCCAGAATGAGTTATTAGAAAGAAAGATGTTTGGTTATGAAAAAGGTGCTTTTACAGGAGCTGTTTTTTCTCAGATAGGAGATCTCGAAAAAGCTAATGGAGGAACACTTCATCTAGGAAATGTAGAGTCTTTAAGCTTGGATTTACAATCTAAGATACTATATTTTTTAGAAGAGGGAGAATTTTTCAGAATGGGTGGAGCAGACCCTATAAAGATTGATTTAAGAGTAGTAGCAAGTACAAGTGAAAATCTCGAAGAACTTATAAATCAGGGTAAATTTATTGATGAACTATATAGAAAATTAAAAGTTCTTGAAGTAAATATCCCACCATTAAGAGAAAGAAAAGATGACATACCTTTGATAATAGATCACTATTTAATAGAGTGTAATGAAGAGCTTCATAAAAATGTAAAAGGTGTGAGTAAGCCAGCGTTAAAGAAAATATTAAGATATGACTGGCCTGGAAATGTAAATGAACTTAAAAATGCGGTTAAATCTGCTGTAGCATTGTGCAGAGGAGGTTCTATACTTATAGAAGATCTTCCAAGCAATGTACTGGGTACAAAGGTCACAAAGAGAAAAGGAGATGCACAGACGAGTGCACTTAAAGAATGGGTAAAAGTAGAGATGGAAATGTATAAAACAGGTAATCAAAAAGGTTATTATGGAAATATTATCTCAAAAGTAGAAAAGGAACTTATCCATCAAGTATTGGAAATGACTAATGGAAAAAAAGTAGAGACAGCAGAGATACTAGGAATAACAAGAAATACATTGAGAACAAAAATGAGTAACTATGGTTTGGAGTAG
- the dnaX gene encoding DNA polymerase III subunit gamma/tau, with amino-acid sequence MHITLYRKYRPKNFEEIAGQKEIVKTLKASLRNGKTSHAYLFTGPRGVGKTTIARLIAKGVNCLENGITDEPCNKCENCLSINDGSFMDMIEIDAASNRGIDEIRQLKEKINYQPSKGRKKIYIIDEVHMLTKEAFNALLKTLEEPPEHVIFILATTEADKILPTIISRCQRYDFKTLSPAEMKEKLGEISENEGVSVPDDVLDLIYENSGGSMRDATSILERLMITCLDEEITLEKCEKVLGVTPVKKMKDFLDNVTEKKYKELVKMLDEFWSESLEIELFFKDFAKYCKTLMSRSELEVDKGLKIIGAVYDSLNKFKYEEDKRMVGYVVINNILSTKAAVVQERVVEKIIEKPVVIHQDSSNIEETADLSGITLEYVISQWRDIVEEAKKEKITLGAFLISAKPYKIEGDTLFIGFESENSFAKEQMETSAYDDVFLEVVKKIINPKIKVKYILVGKKREVSRGENDFTKKIVDFFGGEIMK; translated from the coding sequence ATGCATATAACATTATATAGAAAATATAGACCTAAAAACTTTGAGGAGATAGCAGGACAAAAGGAAATAGTAAAGACTCTGAAAGCATCATTGAGAAATGGTAAAACTTCCCATGCATATCTTTTCACAGGTCCTAGAGGTGTGGGAAAAACTACAATAGCCAGACTTATAGCTAAAGGTGTCAATTGCTTGGAAAATGGTATTACTGATGAGCCATGTAATAAATGTGAAAACTGTCTTTCTATAAATGATGGAAGTTTTATGGATATGATTGAAATTGACGCTGCTTCTAATAGAGGAATAGATGAAATCAGACAACTGAAAGAAAAAATAAATTATCAACCCTCAAAGGGAAGAAAAAAAATATATATTATAGATGAGGTTCACATGCTGACAAAGGAAGCTTTTAATGCTCTTTTGAAAACATTGGAAGAACCACCTGAACATGTAATATTTATACTTGCAACAACAGAAGCAGATAAAATACTTCCAACTATTATTTCAAGATGTCAGAGATATGATTTTAAAACTCTTTCTCCAGCTGAAATGAAAGAAAAACTTGGAGAAATATCTGAAAATGAAGGAGTTTCTGTACCAGATGATGTATTGGACCTGATTTATGAAAATTCTGGCGGAAGTATGAGGGATGCCACTTCAATATTAGAAAGACTTATGATAACATGTTTAGATGAAGAGATAACTTTAGAGAAATGTGAAAAAGTTCTTGGAGTAACTCCAGTAAAGAAAATGAAAGATTTTCTAGACAATGTTACAGAAAAAAAATATAAAGAACTTGTAAAAATGCTAGATGAGTTTTGGAGCGAGTCTTTGGAGATAGAGCTTTTCTTTAAGGACTTTGCTAAATATTGTAAAACTCTTATGAGCAGATCAGAACTAGAAGTAGATAAAGGACTTAAAATAATTGGAGCTGTCTATGATTCTCTGAATAAATTTAAATATGAAGAGGACAAGAGAATGGTCGGTTATGTAGTCATTAATAATATTTTAAGTACTAAAGCAGCTGTAGTTCAAGAAAGAGTAGTAGAAAAAATAATTGAAAAACCAGTAGTAATACATCAAGATAGTTCTAATATTGAAGAAACTGCTGATCTCTCAGGAATTACCTTGGAATATGTAATAAGCCAGTGGAGAGATATAGTTGAAGAAGCTAAAAAAGAGAAAATAACTTTGGGAGCATTTTTAATAAGTGCTAAACCATATAAAATTGAAGGAGATACGTTATTTATTGGATTTGAAAGCGAAAATTCATTTGCTAAAGAGCAGATGGAAACAAGTGCTTATGATGATGTATTCTTAGAAGTGGTAAAGAAAATAATCAATCCAAAAATAAAAGTAAAATATATACTTGTTGGTAAAAAAAGAGAAGTCAGCAGGGGTGAAAATGATTTTACTAAAAAAATAGTAGATTTTTTTGGTGGAGAGATTATGAAATAA
- the rplI gene encoding 50S ribosomal protein L9, producing MAKIQVILTQDVAGQGRKGDLITVSDGYAHNFLIKNKKGMIATEEELKKIENRKKREEKKLQEDKEKSIELKKQLESKKIEIGVKIGENGKLFGAITNKEVSAAIEQIFGVAIDRKKIECNIKSLGEHIAVIKLHTDVKAEVKVVAKAQ from the coding sequence ATGGCAAAAATACAAGTTATACTAACGCAGGATGTAGCAGGACAAGGAAGAAAAGGAGACTTAATAACTGTTTCTGATGGTTATGCTCATAACTTCCTAATAAAAAATAAAAAAGGTATGATAGCAACTGAAGAGGAATTGAAGAAGATAGAAAACAGAAAGAAAAGAGAAGAAAAGAAACTTCAGGAAGATAAAGAAAAATCAATCGAATTGAAAAAACAGCTTGAATCTAAAAAGATAGAAATTGGAGTAAAAATCGGAGAAAATGGGAAACTATTTGGAGCTATAACTAACAAAGAGGTTTCAGCAGCAATAGAGCAGATTTTTGGTGTAGCTATTGATAGAAAAAAAATAGAATGTAATATTAAGAGTTTAGGTGAACATATTGCAGTTATAAAACTTCATACTGATGTAAAGGCTGAAGTTAAAGTTGTAGCAAAAGCTCAATAA